From the genome of Monomorium pharaonis isolate MP-MQ-018 chromosome 2, ASM1337386v2, whole genome shotgun sequence, one region includes:
- the LOC105838602 gene encoding DNA ligase 1 — protein sequence MTYPLANSHGNAYQDSSSHSKYTELYSEHRKARNNFEIAHGLDTSSYAIANSHGEHGKLSADMRDRDYSKSDNLTYTRPADMNYEIANSHSNYRVFYDSETQHQGVMPTWSSELWSENHNGESHVASEEFKNNTTKKENNEEHEANTNQSERKDEPDPETTYDIEQCLVQIEESLLNIEQNLLHVQDLDIPELRNLLYKSPSLERSLYEDLCADGTIPITSTNKSTSVDSDEEEEEEGEGEKEEEEVEEEEVWVGQNITIKNNDDGDASAPLMNNFNEESLDTVNVDEHNPLRSADDHYTDVSNLQEEKKDSNSQHSKNFVLNSLGKTLPRKIALDEVKENIRLCSSEPEEPAVTIDYNFNSAYAEKKSLFRDKWHSRASSLDENSIFQNSELSDKQENDKALQDVFLMTTGSRRLAANVKALSEGTLQTDRKKRRERRGSHEEKLLQAVEATAADFQKKLESFASQRRSILHGQKRMAPKLAKEVSDNATLRSREKSPTKSKRAIPSTAKTRDRDNSAGKNTGGDKRKRKKSGKNQGVSENALVPSKLISLSLSLLLAALLQAVRCLADLVEDAFRSVSYDRSGLLQ from the exons ATGACATATCCGCTTGCGAATAGTCATGGAAATGCTTATCAGGACTCGAGCAGCCACAGTAAGTACACGGAATTGTATTCGGAGCACCGAAAGGCGCGAAACAATTTCGAAATAGCTCACGGCCTTGACACGTCGTCGTATGCAATAGCGAACAGTCATGGCGAACATGGCAAGCTTTCGGCAGATATGCGGGACCGAGATTACTCAAAAAGTGACAATCTAACTTATACTAGACCAGCAGATATGAATTACGAGATAGCCAACAGTCACAGCAATTATCGCGTATTCTACGACAGTGAGACGCAACATCAAGGTGTGATGCCTACCTGGTCCTCGGAACTATGGTCGGAAAACCATAACGGAGAATCTCACGTTGCGTcagaagaatttaaaaacaatactacaaaaaaagagaataatgaAGAACATGAGGCAAATACGAATCAATCAGAAAGAAAAGACGAGCCGGACCCTGAAACTACTTACGATATCGAACAATGCTTAGTACAAATCGAGGAAagtcttttaaatattgaacaaAATCTTCTTCATGTTCAAGACCTAGATATTCCAGAATTGCGGAATCTACTCTACAAAAGTCCGAGTCTCGAACGGAGCCTTTACGAG GATCTCTGTGCCGATGGTACTATTCCAATTACTTCCACAAATAAATCTACATCTGTGGATTCGgacgaagaagaagaggaagaaggggagggggagaaggaggaagaggaagtaGAAGAAGAGGAAGTATGGGTAGGCCAGAATATAACGATTAAGAATAACGATGATGGAGATGCAAGTGCACCTCTTATGAACAACTTTAATGAGGAATCCTTGGATACAGTCAACGTTGACGAACATAATCCCTTAAGATCAGCAGATGATCACTATACCGATGTATCAAACCTccaagaagagaaaaaagactCAAATTCTCAACATTCGAAGAACTTTGTGCTCAATAGTCTTGGTAAAACTTTGCCAAGAAAAATCGCTCTAGATgaagttaaagaaaatattagacttTGCTCGTCGGAGCCGGAAGAGCCCGCGGTTACGAtcgattacaattttaatagtgCGTACGCCGAAAAGAAATCCCTCTTCCGTGATAAGTGGCACAGCAGGGCGAGCTCATTAGACGAGAACTCGATCTTCCAGAATTCGGAACTGAGTGACAAGCAAGAGAACGATAAAGCGTTGCAGGACGTCTTCCTTATGACCACGGGATCTCGTCGTTTAGCAGCCAACGTGAAAGCACTGTCGGAAGGCACTTTACAAACTGACCGGAAAAAACGACGTGAGAGAAGAGGGTCTCACGAGGAGAAGCTTCTACAGGCCGTTGAAGCAACGGCGGCGGACTTTCAAAAAAAACTCGAGAGTTTCGCGTCACAGCGACGATCTATTCTACATGGACAGAAGAGAATGGCACCAAAATTAGCCAAGGAGGTCTCGGACAACGCAACGTTACGATCGAGAGAAAAATCACCTACGAAATCGAAACGCGCGATTCCGTCGACAGCTAAGACACGGGACAGAGACAATAGCGCCGGTAAAAATACCGGTGGTGATaagcgaaagagaaagaaatcggGAAAAAATCAAGGTGTCTCTGAGAACGCTCTGGTACCTAGCAAACTAATCTCACTTTCACTATCGTTGCTTCTCGCAGCCCTTCTGCAAGCGGTCAGATGCTTGGCGGATCTCGTCGAGGATGCCTTCAGATCGGTCAGTTACGATAGAAGCGGATTGTTGCAGTAA
- the LOC105838601 gene encoding DNA damage-regulated autophagy modulator protein 2, which yields MDKEEFFANLHYLPIAVFISLPAVFILTYTIAVLLEHVEAGFPYISDAATYAPESCIFSQAVNLIAILMGFMIYIRYCQVKECIRAFGSSTSLPKWNHWALIFGLISTAGLSIVANFQETSVIVVHLIGAFLCFGGGTAYFWTQVVCSFYLHPSGYSLRLVHFRTALSTFCSICFFVILITGVLAHLAYKGKNPRKWYKEDGGWELHVASTITEWLCAIAFCAYILTFTEEFRDVRISPPKVICNLHRVRSNNEILDESQGSGSMNHDQMNPSTST from the exons ATACACAATCGCTGTCTTACTAGAGCATGTAGAAGCTGGTTTTCCTTACATTTCTGATGCAGCGACTTACGCACCAGAAAGTTGTATATTCTCTCAAGCGGTTAATCTGATCGCTATTCTCA tgGGGTTCATGATCTACATAAGATATTGCCAAGTTAAAGAATGCATCAGAGCTTTTGGTTCATCAACTTCTTTACCGAAATGGAATCATTGGGCTTTAATTTTCGGTCTTATATCAACCGCTGGTCTATCAATCGTCGCAAACTTTCAAGAAACATCAGTAATAGTAGTTCATCTTATCGGTGCATTTCTTTGCTTCGGAGGTGGTACCGCGTATTTTTGGACCcag GTCGTATGTTCATTTTACTTGCATCCCTCAGGATACTCATTACGACTCGTGCATTTTCGCACGGCGCTATCAACTTTCTGTTCTATATGCTTCTTCGTGATCCTCATCACAGGCGTATTGGCCCATTTGGCCTATAAGG GAAAAAATCCTCGGAAATGGTACAAAGAGGACGGCGGCTGGGAATTGCACGTAGCTAGCACGATAACCGAATGGCTTTGCGCAATAGCATTTTGCGCTTATATCCTGACATTTACGGAAGAGTTTAGGGATGTCAGAATAAGTCCTCCAAAG GTAATCTGTAACCTACACCGTGTGAGATCAAATAACGAAATATTAGATGAGAGCCAAGGCTCCGGTTCTATGAATCACGATCAGATGAATCCATCAACCAGTACCTGA
- the LOC105839142 gene encoding BTB/POZ domain-containing protein KCTD16 yields MGDQEQQETIPSVIELNVGGVFYTTALATLTREGDSHLAQLFTGKSAVEKDAKGKYFLDRDGVLFRYVLDFLRNQALVLPEGFRERERLKQEANFYGLPGLEKAILENADSRQTGAIGKRAPGYITIGYRGSFAFGREGLADVKFRKLSRILVCGRVALCRDVFGETLNESRDPDHGMSDRYTSRFFLKHSVIEQAFDMLQEQGFRLAGSCGSGTAGINSEQLKPGVDAEENRWNHYNEFVFVRD; encoded by the coding sequence ATGGGGGACCAGGAGCAACAGGAAACGATACCAAGCGTGATAGAGTTAAACGTGGGCGGCGTCTTCTACACCACCGCTTTGGCTACGCTGACTCGTGAGGGTGATTCGCATCTGGCTCAACTCTTTACCGGCAAATCCGCCGTGGAAAAGGATGCCAAGGGCAAATATTTTCTGGATCGTGACGGCGTGCTCTTCCGTTATGTATTGGACTTCCTGCGCAATCAAGCTCTCGTTTTACCCGAGGGTTTTCGTGAACGTGAAAGGCTTAAACAGGAGGCAAATTTTTATGGCTTGCCCGGTTTGGAGAAGGCAATTTTGGAAAACGCTGATTCCAGGCAAACCGGTGCGATTGGCAAACGCGCTCCAGGATACATCACTATCGGCTATCGGGGCAGCTTTGCTTTTGGTCGCGAGGGTCTGGCCGACGTTAAGTTTCGCAAACTCTCGAGAATCCTCGTGTGCGGCCGCGTGGCACTCTGTCGGGACGTCTTTGGCGAAACGCTAAACGAAAGTCGCGATCCCGATCACGGCATGTCCGATCGTTACACATCACGTTTTTTCCTGAAGCACAGCGTCATCGAACAGGCCTTCGATATGCTGCAGGAGCAGGGTTTCAGATTAGCGGGCAGCTGCGGTTCCGGCACCGCCGGAATCAACTCTGAGCAGCTAAAGCCCGGAGTGGATGCCGAGGAGAATCGTTGGAATCATTATAACGAATTCGTTTTTGTGCGTGATTAA